One window of the Cryptomeria japonica chromosome 7, Sugi_1.0, whole genome shotgun sequence genome contains the following:
- the LOC131074288 gene encoding probable L-gulonolactone oxidase 4 — protein MRNFSLTSNFVEISKERKHIISGAMNFLLLFLLLLINSNGVSCSPPVLPVKCDTSGCAVSNAYGIFPDRSTCRAAAAVFPSSEEELVAAVAAGSRNKQKMRVVTRWSHSIPKLVCPGGEEGLIISTQELKRVVSVDEESMRMSVESGAALRDIISAAADYNLALPQTPYWTGLTIGGILCTGAHGSSLFGKGSAVHEYVVGMRLVAPLSGGNASVVTLNSSHADLDAAKVSLGLLGVISQVTLQLQPMFKRSITNVKKDETDLEQSIVEFARTHEFGDVTWYPGQRKVVYRIDGRVPVNQSGDGVNDFIGFRQTLTAGLAITRSAEELQESTKDAKGKCMTARIQVGALQSIGSGFKNNDLGFYTYPIVGYHNKLQAAGSCLNSTQDLLLTACPWDPRIKGEFFHQTTMKISMTKISDFITDIKKLRDLNPSGLCGVELYNGILMRFVKASSAYLGANEDSVDLDFTYYRSKDPLVPRLDEDMLEEIEQMGLFKYGGTPHWGKNRNIAFQGVLNKYKKGGDFLKAMKKYDPEGLFSNEWTDGVLGIGKEGVVIDKDGCALEGLCLCAEDRHCAPHKGYFCWAGRVYTDARVCRYEG, from the exons ATGCGCAACTTCTCACTCACATCCAATTTCGTTGAAATATCGAAAGAAAGGAAGCACATAATTAGTGGAGCGATGAatttcctcctcctcttcctcctcctgtTAATCAACAGCAATGGCGTAAGCTGCAGCCCGCCTGTTCTCCCAGTCAAATGCGACACCAGCGGTTGCGCAGTGAGCAACGCCTACGGAATATTCCCCGACCGATCGACGTGCAGAGCCGCAGCGGCCGTTTTTCCTTCGTCGGAAGAAGAGCTGGTGGCGGCGGTGGCGGCGGGCAGCCGCAACAAGCAGAAAATGCGGGTGGTCACGCGGTGGTCGCACTCCATTCCCAAATTGGTGTGCCCGGGCGGAGAAGAGGGGCTAATCATAAGCACCCAGGAGCTGAAGCGCGTGGTTAGCGTAGACGAGGAGTCCATGAGAATGAGTGTGGAAAGCGGAGCTGCGTTGAGGGATATCATAAGCGCGGCTGCGGATTATAACCTGGCGCTGCCACAAACGCCTTATTGGACGGGGCTCACAATAGGGGGGATCCTCTGTACGGGGGCTCATGGCAGCTCACTCTTTGGGAAGGGAAGTGCTGTTCACGAGTATGTTGTGGGGATGAGATTGGTGGCTCCCCTGAGTGGAGGGAATGCAAGTGTTGTGACTCTCAATTCCTCCCATGCCGATCTCGATGCTGCCAAGGTTTCTCTTGGCCTTCTCGGAGTCATTTCTCAG GTAACACTACAGTTGCAGCCAATGTTCAAGAGGTCTATCACAAACGTTAAAAAGGATGAGACAGATTTAGAACAGAGCATAGTGGAATTTGCAAGAACACACGAATTTGGAGACGTGACATGGTATCCCGGACAGCGTAAGGTTGTTTACAGAATAGATGGGAGAGTTCCTGTAAACCAATCTGGAGATGGAGTCAACGACTTTATTGGCTTTCGCCAAACCTTAACTGCAGGCTTGGCCATCACCCGTTCAGCAG AGGAGTTACAGGAATCTACAAAGGATGCCAAAGGAAAATGCATGACGGCCAGGATTCAGGTAGGGGCTCTGCAGAGTATTGGTTCAGGCTTCAAGAACAACGATTTAGGGTTTTACACATATCCCATTGTAGGCTACCATAACAAGCTGCAGGCAGCCGGGTCATGTCTCAACTCCACACAAGATTTGCTGCTCACGGCTTGTCCATGGGATCCTCGCATTAAGGGAGAATTCTTCCACCAGACTACCATGAAAATCAGCATGACCAAGATTTCAGACTTCATTACAGACATTAAAAAGCTGAGAGATCTGAATCCCTCTGGTTTGTGTGGGGTGGAGCTCTACAATGGAATTCTCATGCGTTTTGTGAAGGCCTCCAGTGCTTATTTGGGAGCAAATGAGGATTCTGTGGACCTAGATTTCACATATTACCGATCTAAGGACCCCCTGGTTCCTAGACTTGACGAGGATATGCTTGAAGAGATTGAGCAGATGGGTCTGTTTAAATATGGAGGCACTCCCCACTGGGGTAAGAACCGCAACATTGCATTTCAGGGAGTATTGAACAAGTATAAAAAAGGTGGGGACTTTTTGAAAGCTATGAAAAAGTATGATCCTGAGGGATTGTTTTCAAATGAGTGGACTGATGGAGTGCTGGGAATAGGAAAGGAAGGGGTAGTTATAGACAAGGATGGTTGTGCTTTAGAAGGTCTGTGTTTATGTGCAGAGGACAGGCACTGTGCTCCTCACAAAGGTTACTTTTGTTGGGCAGGAAGAGTGTACACCGATGCTAGAGTTTGTAGATATGAAGGATAG